CCCTGCCCATTCCACCCCTGCGCTCCCTCTTTCACCCTGTTCTTGGGATCGCATCTTCTggctgctccttccctcccacccgCATCAATGTGCATTTTGGGGTGCCGCTGAACTCGCCTCTTTGCTTACTGGGCAGCAAGTGGCTTTTGGGGGCCCAGCCTTCCTCAGGGACACCCTGGGCGCCTCCGTGCACTCCAGACTCCCCCTTTGCCTTTCAGCACACTCCAGCCCTGGCACCATCTGACTGCTCCCTCACAGCCCACCCGAGGGACACCCGGAGCTGGAGATGTGGGGACACGGCCAGAGCCCCACGTGGTGAATTCACTCAGCTCCCACCCGGGGAGACAGGAACAAGACTTTATTTTGGAAACGGGAGTTAATCTCAAACCAAATCCATTCCAACGGCAGCACGAGACAACGGTCACGAATCCATGAGGGAACAGTGCTGGAAGCATTGCGGTTCCAGGGCTGCAGACACTTTGGGGACAGACCGCCCCCCCTCCCCACATGGGATTTTCTTTACTATTAGTTCCTGCtctgtgtaaaaataaaaagaccatAATGCAAATCCAGGGAGTGTCTGGCACCTACCAGTCCTCACACGGATACAACCAAAGGGCCTGAGTGCAGCCCAGTGCCAGGGAAGAGGCTCCTCTCCCTCCATGGGGAGCTCAGTCGgatttctccttctccttcatgTGCAGGAAGACGATGCTGAACATGAAGAGACCGACCATCATGGAGAAGGCACCAGCATAGTACGGGTACGCGGAGGGGATGAACCGTTCATACTGCGTGTGCTGGAGGGGACGCACGGACACCTGGGaggggacagagcagcccttcgAGTCCAGCACCCCATAAACTCGCCCCCCTGGGGGATTAATCCCCCCTGGGCTCACCTGGGTGGAGGAGTAGAGGTGGGTGTAACCCAGGCGGTTATAATCCACTTTGAACTGAAACACGCCGTAGACGTCCGGCAGCTTGAAGCGCACGCTGTACTTGCCGCCTGGGATAGAGACAGTGGTGACATTGAGGTGATGGTGACATTGAGGTGACAGCAGTGAGGGGTGGGACCGGACCCCTAGAAGGGCTGGGGCATTGAGGGAACCTACCATTCCTCTTCAGGAAGGTCCGCACGAAGGGATCAATGCGCACAAACTCCAGCTGAATGTCATCGCCATCAAAGGGGACCCACTTGCCATCAGAAAGCTTCTCGATGACAATGCTGTACTCCTGGAACAAACCCACAACAGGGGAAGTTAATGAGTGATGCCTGAAAATGAACCTCAGCCCATTATGAGTTCCTGTGCCCCTCCCAGGCGAGCAGCCGTACCACGAGGTCAGTGACAGTGTAGGCACTGGGAGGTGTGAGCTCCCCCACACGGTGGTGGGACACGGCTCCGACGCGCAGCACTCCCTCTTCCTTGAACACCCAGCGGGACAGGGCAATGGCCAGCTCGTAATTACCCGTCTGTGAGTACCTGTGGATGGAGGAATGCTGGGAAAGCACAGCAGCCATGCCCTAAAACCACACCATGTGCCAAAACCTGAACCATTAATAGATGTGAAAGCAACACAAAGAGATCCggggagaaaggagggaatTGTTTCCCAAAGCACTTTGTTTCAAAAGGCCAGAGGAATGCATCACCCTGATCACACCTGAGAAACTCCCAAGCAAACTATGGGATGGAGAACAACCCTGATGAGAAGCTTCCCCATAACCCagtttcagtgtgtgcttgagcccagaaccccccatatgctgggctgcacccccagagtgtgagcttctgctgcgctctggggagaccccccctgcagccctgctccagctctggggcagcagcacaagagggacctggagctgctggagcgaggccagaggaggccatggagatgctgcgagggctggagcagctctgctctggagccaggctgagagagctgggctggggcagcctggacaagagaaggctcctgaaggggagacctgagagcagctccagtgcctaaaggggctgcaggaaacctggagaggggcttgggacaagggcctgtagggacaggccaaggggaatggcttgaacctgcccgaggggagactgagctgagctcttaggcagaagctcttccctgtgagggtgctgaggcgctggcacagggtgcccagagaagctgtggctgccccatccctggcagtgctcaaggccaggttggacacagaggcttggagcaagctgctccagtggaaggggtccctgcccgtggcagggattggagctggatgggctttaaggtcccttccaacccaaaccattccatggttctatggtTTAATTAAAGCTTTCCACTATGAACATGAATATTTGCGggattttcttcattaaacagCTCCCCAAATACTCCTCAGCCAGGGAGCCAACATACCTCTTGGAGCCAGGAGTAGCTTTCTGCACAGCAGAATTGAAGAAGGCATCACTAAAGAAATCCAAGGATCCACTGAAAACCACACGGGCGTTGTTCCGGGCCTGGAGTCCAGCGATCAGAAGCGTGTTCTTCCCCACTGCATGTGGGTACTGGAAAGGAACGTGTTTAGGAGGGAGTTTAGCGCATGTGGGGATGATTAAAGAAGAGTTAATCTTGGTTTGTGGTGGGGTGAGACAGTAGCTGGCACAGCCTGTGACTAAGGAGAAACCAAGAAGCTTGGAATAACCCAGTGCTAGGGTTCACAGCTCCTGGAACAGGACATGGAGAGGCGATTTGGTCGAGGCAGggttttctttcattgcttCCCTCACACTGGATATATTGCCACCAACGGAAAGCCAAGAGGAAGATTCCCACCAGGGCATTGTCAGAAAGCAGACAACAGCCTGAGCCTTTCCAGCAGATGAAACACTCGGGTATGTTCCCAAGTAGCTGAAATCTGAGGGACTTGATCGTAGAAGCTCAAAAGAAGAGAAGCAGTAACAGAACGTACCTGAGTAATGGGTTTATCTGGGAAGAAGGAGTAAGAGGTGGAAGAGCCAGTCAGGATATCCAGCACCAGTGGGTTGTCAGGATCAGCCACCATCCTTGCAGGGAGAGGCACAGTGAGCAGCACAAAGTCACTCTGGGACCCCCCCAGAGGGACATGCAGCCACCACCTCAGGTACCCAACTGCCCTCAGATGCGGCAAGGCAGAgcttgcacacacacagaaattaaGTATTTCCACAAGATAGCCAGTCAAGCCTTGGTGATTTATGTTAAGAAACATTCCTAATTCACGGAATGAGCTGCTCTGGAGACTTTATTATCATCTGAAACCAAAACATGGCTCTGTTAAGAGTCAGAGATGCTCACCCTAGGTTTACTTTGCAGCACATCCGTGTTATCACTCTGCTTCCCCAACCACCAgcacctcctctccctcccactTGACTCACCCAACTCCTCGGAACAGGATAGGGTTCAGTGCTGCTCTCCCCACAATGGTGGGGGCCTTCAGGAGGTTTTCCGTGTCTGCAACTATGAGTGTGTGCTAGgagaaacaggagagagaaCAGTGTCACTgtggtgcagggcaggagggtTCATGTCAGGCTCTCATGGCTTCtcgttggatggggcttggagcaagctgctccagtggaaggtgcccctgcccatggcaggggattggaactggatgagctttaaggtcccttccaacccaaaccacaccatgattctatgattatttatGACTTTCCTGGGAGGAAGGTGGGAGAGCAGAAAACagatggaggaaaaaagggaaaacaaggacAGAAGATTCATCCCTAAACCTTTACACAACAGTTCTaattaaaaatacccaaatAATCACAGCAAACCGATGTACCTGGCCTGGGTCGGATATATCATAGTTGTGATGGTCAATGACAGCTGTCCTCTCCTCATCAAACTCAATCCCACACTCGCTGCCCAGCTCTCGCAGTGGGTCACCTGAAGGACAAAGCAGATTCTCTGTTACGCAGCGTGTTCAGGACGTGATGACAGTCTCAGCATTCAAAATAAAGAGTAAATTCAGCTCAGAGCCATGCATTCTGCACTCCACAAGCCAAACCCTGAGGAGCAACACAACCTCCTTGTTGGTAAATCCCTGCAGCTAAATCCCTGTTAAAATGGCAGTAAAAGCTGTTTATCACCCCCTTCCTCACAGTACAAACCTTCACAATGAGAAACTGTTTTCATACCATTTTTGCTGCAAGAACTCACAGAACGACAAATAAGCTATTTGTTCACTGCAGAGCATAAGCAGCAGAGGTGCCTATTACAAGGAGTGGCTGAAACACCCCAATTAGCTCTGGTGAACGTTTGCACTCACCGATGTCTGAGCTGGCGGCGACGAGGACGCTGCCACCACCATCAATGAAGGCAGTGATGGTCTCCACATTGATGTTTCCACCAAAATCTGAAAGCACACACTGGAAATTCATAAGCAACTCTCAGAAATAACACCACAGCAGAATgaaaccacagcaaaacacCAAATCATTTCTCTCACGGCTGAAAGAACCTCTGCTAAATGCCTTGGCTGCATCAGCACTTTGCTACTGACACAAAGGATAACATCCAAAGCATAAGATTTGattaaaaatcacagaacagttggAAATCCCCTTCAAAACCGCACCCAAAAGCCCTCTGGTATTTACCTTCTATGGAGGGTGAGAAGATGATCAAGTTGTCATACAGAAACTCTCCGTATTTAATCAGGGACAGGCCAGCATCATCCGCCGTGCGGAAGGTGAGATCGAAGCCCCTGTCTGCAGCCACGACACAACATCCAACAATGTAGTGCGTCACAACACTGACACATAAAGCAACAAAGCAGCATCAAGATCCTAAGGTTTATTTCCCCAGTAAACAGCCGTGTTTGGGGGGAAGTGGGTTTGGAGCTCTATGAGAGCACCACTGGCGTGCTCCCACATAAAACTAAGTGGGACCAATCCCCCGGAGAGCCGCTTTGTTGCAAGGGGCTGACACGCACCAAGCGGGGACCCGGAACCCAGGCAGGAGCGCAGGAACACCTCCCTCAGccccctcctcatcctcaccaGGGGACCCCGTTCTCCTCCCTCAGCCCGGCGCGGGGTCCCCAGCCGCGCCCCGAGCCCTACCCGCGAGGCTGCGGAAGAAGAGCGAGTGCGTGTCGCGGAGGTTGCTgttctccagcagcaccagggtgCGCGGCCCCCCCTCAGCGCCGGCCGCCGCCACCCCCAGgagccagcacaggcagagcacGGCCAGCGCCATCTTGCTCCCCGGTACCAAGCTTCCCCCGGAAGCGGGCGAGAGAGGGCAGCCAATCAGAAAGGGAGCCGCGCTCACAACGGCCAATCAGCGACAGACAACTCGTCGCCGCCGGCCAATCAGCGGGGCGCCGTCAGGACCCCCGCACGGCCACCGTAGCAGCCCGGCAGCGATGGCGGAGCGCAGTAAACGACCTCGCATGGCGGTGTCAGACTGGTTTATTGCGGCGGCGAGGGTACAGGGTGCGAGAGGCCATGGCGACAGCGAGCTCACCTGTGTCCCGCACCCAAGAGCGTTTTGGTGCAAAACCGCAGAGATTTGGCGTCTTCCACGTCAGCAGCGGGGGGGTCAGAGGCGGTGGCCGCCGGAACCCTTCTTGCTCttggtggtggcagtggtggGAGCGAAAACCAGGGCCTGGAGGCGAAAGGGTCGGGGCCGGGCACGCAGGGTCCCCTCGGGCCCCGGGGCTGCTgcgggaggagggaagaggccTGGTGGGCATTGCCCTTGTGGGACACAGAAACGGCCCGGTCCTGCCCCTGTTGAATCAAGGCAGCTGGGCCAAAGAGCTTTCCCTCAAAGGTGAAGTGAGGAAAGCAAAGGGGAAGTCGGGGGTTACCTCGGGTTGGGGTCGG
Above is a genomic segment from Lathamus discolor isolate bLatDis1 chromosome 16, bLatDis1.hap1, whole genome shotgun sequence containing:
- the DDOST gene encoding dolichyl-diphosphooligosaccharide--protein glycosyltransferase 48 kDa subunit; this translates as MALAVLCLCWLLGVAAAGAEGGPRTLVLLENSNLRDTHSLFFRSLADRGFDLTFRTADDAGLSLIKYGEFLYDNLIIFSPSIEDFGGNINVETITAFIDGGGSVLVAASSDIGDPLRELGSECGIEFDEERTAVIDHHNYDISDPGQHTLIVADTENLLKAPTIVGRAALNPILFRGVGMVADPDNPLVLDILTGSSTSYSFFPDKPITQYPHAVGKNTLLIAGLQARNNARVVFSGSLDFFSDAFFNSAVQKATPGSKRYSQTGNYELAIALSRWVFKEEGVLRVGAVSHHRVGELTPPSAYTVTDLVEYSIVIEKLSDGKWVPFDGDDIQLEFVRIDPFVRTFLKRNGGKYSVRFKLPDVYGVFQFKVDYNRLGYTHLYSSTQVSVRPLQHTQYERFIPSAYPYYAGAFSMMVGLFMFSIVFLHMKEKEKSD